Genomic DNA from Candidatus Binataceae bacterium:
CGTTGTCGAAGTAACAGCGACCGGCCCCCTGGGCCAGTTCGGCGTGTTGGCGAACCACATCAACTTCATCACGTCGCTCGTTCCCGGCATCCTCGACGTATCGGAGCCCGACGGCGCCCACGAATACTGGGTAGTATCGGGCGGCCTCGCCGAAGTCCGCGATGGCGTGATGACGGTGCTGGCCGATACTGCGGAACCGACAGCCAAGGTGAGCGAATCCGAAGCCAAGCGCGAAGAACAACTAGCCGACGCGAAGGTCTCAACCATGAGCACCTACGACGCCGACTACCCCCAAGCCAAGCACGACCTCGATTTAGCCCGCGCCAAAGTAGAAGCCGCCAACCTCCAACAATCGCGGCATTAAGCGGGCTCCAAGTAGCGGCCACGGCCGGACGGAATATGGTGGGGC
This window encodes:
- the atpC gene encoding ATP synthase F1 subunit epsilon, whose translation is MAETFQLKLVTPTGVVYDGAVVEVTATGPLGQFGVLANHINFITSLVPGILDVSEPDGAHEYWVVSGGLAEVRDGVMTVLADTAEPTAKVSESEAKREEQLADAKVSTMSTYDADYPQAKHDLDLARAKVEAANLQQSRH